A window of Chanos chanos chromosome 15, fChaCha1.1, whole genome shotgun sequence genomic DNA:
GATGCACTGAATTTCTGAGAGCTAGACCTAAAAGTAAACctaaaagaaatgtgtttatcaCATCAGATTTTCtatggtaataaaaaaaaaaaaagaaccgcaTCAAagaaaaatctgtgtgtgtgtctctgtgtgtgtgtgtgtgtgtgtgtttcctatATGGAGTTGTCAGTATTTTAGTATTTACTTGAAACTCTGCTGTATCTGTGTACATTGacttttatttatctgctttccttctctcattatttttgttcattttattcatatgGAGTATTGTTGGTTCTGTCCTGAGCTTATGtgaaaattggaaaaaaaaaaaaaatctaaaatcttAAGGGCGTTATCCCAGTTGTGATCCAGACCTTGTTTCCGTCActcagctcaaaaaaaaaatgacaaatgtcacAGTGTATTTGTGGCTTTGCAGCTGCAGGCTTGTTTTGGAATGAATCCTATTCACCTCTTTCCTAGTGTTGAGAttgtacacaaaaaaaaaaaaagcaaaaggagaaACAAATGCAGCTGTACAAACAATTACTCAGGGCAAAGTTTAATGTAAAAGTATAAGTCACTGctatcgaaaaaaaaaaaaaaaattcagtactAAAAAGTTCACAGGTAAGATGCACAGTTGCCCATGATACGCTGCTGAAAGCATTTAGCCGTAGATGATTCACATGTAGAAGCTGGCCGCGGGATACAGCATGAAGGGGCTGAGTTTGTGCTGGGCGGGCGCGTTGTCCTGGATGTGCTTGCGATAATACCTGCGCAGAGCAGGGCTGCCTGGATGATGCTGCCTCACGTGCATAAAGTACTCGTCGGGACGGCCGGAGGTGAAGCCGCAGTCCTCGCAGACGAAGATCTTGGAGCGACGTTGGCGATAGGCGTACTGCTGCAGCACGCCATGGATCTTTCTCAGGTGAGACTCCAGAGAGCAGCGCTGGGTAAAGGCTTTTTCACACAGCTCACACCTGTAAGGACGGATGcctgcacagaaaaaaagtgtatgtgtgcgtgtgtgtgtgtgtgtgtgtgtgtgtgtgtgtgtggatgatgggaaaaaaaatcaaatacacattTCCCTACAGTTGATAACTGCAAGTTAAAAATCAAACGGTAAAAGAACAGCCGGTGATGGATTTGGTCTTATCTTTAGTCCGACTATCCGCTGACAAAAATGCCTGGGTGTTTCAGCCAAGGAGGGAACTTGTTATAGCCAATTATTAACTTAATGAACTGAGCTATTTTAAACTATTGGTTCACTATGAAACACGGTCTGCCATGATGTACTATCCTGTCCTGCACCAACTTGTTTTTCTGCAATGATTTATTGTATCCAGCAACCTGTCCAACATTTTTGGACttccaaaatgataaaaaaaaaattattttttttatcgaAAAAGGAAGTGCCTGAGAATCCTTTCACCTAGTTCTCAAAATTTTCGCCATATAAGTGTGTCCATGACCAGCCGTTGGCTCTCTGTTAACAGGATCTGAATCCTTAGTCTGGGAACTCTTAGTGTACCTACCTGTGTGAGTGCGCATGTGCCTCTTAAGGTCAAAGGTGTCGTTGAAGCCTTTGCCGCAGTACCTGCAGGGGTGCCTTTTCACCAGGCTGTGACATTTGAGGTGACGCGTCAGCATGCGCTGCAGAGGAAACACCTTATGACATACAGGGCACAGGAAGTCACCAGAACCAGGGCTTCCTCTGGACTGTGGTTAAGCCATGGAAAACAGTGAGAGATATTGTGAATTTCCAACACACATCAGGTAGGAATGCCTCAGCATAGTctctcacagttacagtcagtgCTTACAACCAGTCGTTGTGATGTTACATCCCACTGAATGAGAAAGGAGAGCTCTTTATGTGCTGAGCGCTGATGTTACCTTGGCACGCATTGCTGTGGGCAGTAGAGAGGAGTGCTGTTGGGGTTGGCGATGTGCACTCTGACCAGTGGGTGGAGGCTGAAGTGTACAGCACTGTTCACCAGCCCCTGACCCCGGATGAGGGCTAGGTGGATGTAGCGGCCCCAGATCAGGGCGGGATATACTGCTGATGCACGACACCACAGCAATCTCCTCAACTGTAAGCAGAGATGGaacattcattcactctgtttatcaggcttgaaaaaaaattgtgaataaAAATGTGCCTGATTCAGTACACCGTCGTGTATAATGGTTTATTTTGAATGACTGACTGCATAGAGTTAGATTTACCGACGCAAAGTTTTCTGACCCTGTGCTCTCTTTCAAAAGATTAATTACGCGTTTTAAGGCCAACCATGCGTTGATTCAGATGTTCAGCAGAAGGATGTGGGGAGATTCATAACTGATCTGAATTATTACCAGTTACATTCCTGCAATTATAACCGACAACGCTCTTGAAGATTTACAACCAAAATTTAACTGGACGTTGAGGAAACAACATTCAGTGAAATTCCACAGTCAAGAGTGACATTATCTGCAATCACTTAGTCTATAAATTAGATTTAATAACAGgtcattaaataaattaaatagtAAAACTTTCAAGACATTAAGATTTGTATTTAGATGAATTGTGTAGTTAGCACTGTAAAAAAAGCTGCATTCAGATACATTTTAACAGCTCTTTTCTCATGTTCAAAAGAGCCAAACTGTGTTCAAATAGTGgagttcattttcattccaaACTAAGATGAACTACTTTTAATTTCATAGAATtcaattcatcttttttttttagattacaATATAACtcaaatttttcttttcaagtctAATTCAATTCACAATTTGTTTTCTGAACTGGAATAGATTAATTCATTCCTGGACTGTCCGTGACTCAGGCGTTGGAGTTTAAACAGAAGAGCTCCAAGACAATGAATcccataaaaacagacaaagggcAGAAAGCCCTAAAACAGATGCTGATGTGTTAGTTACTGTGAAATATACATTTCTTAATATTGATCAGTCCTGAAGAACTTCCATCATCATGCCACTCTTCACAAATCATACAATAAACAAAAGATCTCTTTAAATTCCACTGCTATAACACTCTTTGTTGCTATTTCGTTTGCATGGCATCATAAACAGGATGTGCATAGTTTGCCCGTTATctgtaatgactctgaaacattACTTCATAAAAGGAGACTAATTCATTTATCCATTCTACCTGACTCGCTGATAGTGACTGGGTCCGTCTGCTCAGGGTCTTTCCATCTCCATCCAGCTCCTACTCCCTGCTTTCTCTTGACCAGGAATGAACGTGGCATATTCCCAGTGCTCCAAGTCTCCCCCACACAAACTACCTCTCCTCTTCTGAAAGTCCCACCACAAAGGAACAGTTTACCACTTCTGGTAGATCTTAGAGACTGAGGACCAAGTCAATGCAATCTCTGCCCTTTACCCatcatgtacgcacacacacgcacacacacacacacacacacacacacgtatacacacatcTAGAGTGAATCACAGTGCTCATTTCCATATGTCTGGGAGGGAAGCAGAGTGGGACAGGAACACACCTGTGCAATGATGTGCTTGTGCCGCTTTAACTGGTACCCCACTGATTTTGCATGCCAGGTAGTGAGAATCTGGTCTCCCTCATTCATGTGGACACTGCATGCAAATGGTCCACGGCCCGAGCCCAGAAGCACAGCGCAGTAACAGGAGTGTGCACAGCTTGAACTGCTAGTAAAATCATGCTTTTATTGCCCTTTCCAGCCCAATTGTGTAGTGGATTTAAGACACTCGAACACCAACAAAGGCCATTCAAATGGAGTCttttttactgtttactgtactTCAGCTACTCCAATTCACAGACATGGATGTCCTGAGTTCATTCTCTTTAACGgttgtcttttcttctgttgtaTTATGCAAAGATGAAAATATATTATAGCTTTCCAAAGATACCTTTATTTGAACTTGCGTTTATATGCATTAAGTGCTGCGTGAGATTAAAAATGCTCTTAATCTTTACATTTATACTTCCATTTGAAGacaaaagattttgttttttgtttctttttgtaaaaatTCCATCTTGAATCCAGCTATGCATTGACTGAAAGATGAGCAGTGGGTTAATTTCACTGTATTCTGCATAGCAAATGTGTCTGTCAGTATTTATACCAGCGCTATGCAAATCCCTCCAAGGTTACCTGAAAAACTTCTCTGACAGTACATAGTGGAATGTCGTGACTACtttaacatcacacacacacaaaaaatacctCTGACTAAGTTTTAActatcatttatattaaagatatttattttCTGACGTAGGCCTGCATGTGTGTCCTTTCCTTAACACCACTCTGGACATAATGTACTTTTTAATACTCTTTCAAATATGATCAAAGAACTTACAGTCCACAATGCTTCACACTTTCAGAATAATCCATAACTATGTTCATCTCTACGCGGCTAAAGGTTTCTTTGGGTAATGTTTTTACGTGTAAATAGAGACAACTGACAggataattaaatgaaatttaatttgaAATCAAGTCCTGACATGGAGAATATGTGAGTACTTTACAAATCtcacaggaaaagacagagatcaCTGATTGTTACGTCAAGCCGTGATGAAGGTGGTTTCCACCTGACCCAGACAGGTGACTGTTCAGAGTACTGTATTCTCCTGTCATCTGGAGCT
This region includes:
- the LOC115829002 gene encoding transcription factor Ovo-like 2, which translates into the protein MLTRHLKCHSLVKRHPCRYCGKGFNDTFDLKRHMRTHTGIRPYRCELCEKAFTQRCSLESHLRKIHGVLQQYAYRQRRSKIFVCEDCGFTSGRPDEYFMHVRQHHPGSPALRRYYRKHIQDNAPAQHKLSPFMLYPAASFYM